The sequence below is a genomic window from Silene latifolia isolate original U9 population chromosome 7, ASM4854445v1, whole genome shotgun sequence.
AGTTTTTGTCTTACTAATGTGTACTCGTGCATGTATTTCATATTTCAGAATTGAGTCCCACTTTTGTCAAAAGTTGTGCCATTCCGACAAAAAGTGGTTAAGTTTCTAAAACCGTATCTCTGTTGTAAATTTTGTACTCCCTTTTAGAAGGCTTAATGCTCTGATCTTGGGCATGGCTTAGGGGAACTGGTGATCAAATGGTGATGTGTATCTTTTCAATATGAGTCTTACTCTGCGTTTCTTTTCAATAACATCACAGCTTGACAACGTAAAGGCTGGATATGGATCAAATGGCTTAACtgcttaatatatttgtttgatGGCCTATCTAATCCACATGATGTTGGAAATCCTAGGAATTAAGTAAACAAGTTCTTGTTTGGCTGCCAATATTTTTGGGAAGTAGAACACCCCATGAATTTTTACATGAATTGCAATTCTCTTATCGCAACTAAACAACTTTTGTCCAATTCACGGGTCATGTGTATTTAAAAGCTTTTGATCTCATCTTCCCATAGCGAATCAAACAAGCACTTAGGTGTTGTTAGATAAGAGCTATTAGTATTTCTGGGTTCTTTTGCAGTAACCATTTATAAGCATGTCTTTTCACCATCAACAAAATCGAGTCGTATAATACTGTAATGAGAATGTACACTAACACACACATTCTTGACGTTTCATTAGACCTCAAAACAGCCCTCGGGAAGAAGCGCAGGGATGGCAAACGAGCACCATTACAGCCATTGACAGCTATGCAGCGCGTCCATATGCAACCCTTAATTGAAAAATATGGAGATGACTACGAGGTATGATGTGAACAACTTTATTAACGTAAAAGATGTATATGGTTCAGTCTTGTCTACAAGACCAACCAATTAACCCTATAATTAATTGCGTTATTCATAACAGAATTTGTGAGAGCATGTAATACAAGACTTATGATTAATAACTTGCTGGGTTTTTGAATAATTACCCCACGACCTTACACAACTTTCTTGTTTTATGCAGAGCATGTTTAGGGACACAAAACTGAATGCCATGCAGCATTCGATTGCCACACTGAAGAATTTATGCCAAAGATACCACCATTGTAAGGACAAAAATCCTTTGATTCAAGGCAAGTGAAGGCTAGTCACTCAGCAGCAAAATGGCGTTGGTAATTTCTCAAGCAGATTGCAACTCCATCTGTTAGTTCCTATCTTACTCCGATATTCGTCAGAGAGACTTCTTGTATCCTTTTATATAGCACTTTCATTATGTAATTTCATAGGCAAGTGAATTATTGTCAATGACTGCTTTATACATGGATTGCATTCGATCATCAGCGACGTTCTGGAGAGAAATGCTTTCTCTGTGGCTTTTCTCTCATGGTTGCTGTTTTTGTTCTTTATGCTCAAAAGTACTGGCAATTTTTTTTTGAACTGTGATGTGATTGTGCAAGATCCTCTGACATGACTGTGGGCTGTAGCGCAGTTGGGCAAAGCCAGTCCCTACCAATATTGGTCATTCGTAAACACTAGTTGACGGTTTTACATAGGTGCTATTGTAATTGGCAAACTGGTCTTAAGAACGGTAAATTTGTCATACGAACATGGAGTAATATTGACCGGGACAAAGTAATATGGATCCTCTCAATCGCTGGATCCATAGTCTTCGTATCAAAAACAAATGATCATTGGTGGTTTTACATAGGTGCTATTGTTAAATAGCGTTTACAAGGTTCCGGGACACCAGAGAATTTAACTTTTCGTGTATTTTGtccaattttaatgccaaaaaCAAATTGTAATTTTTATGCAAGTATGTTTAACATTTTTATCGCCACCTCGGAATTTTTTTATAGACCCGTCATTGATGAGTTATGACTACTATACTGCAAGTTTAAGACGATCGAATGGCTAATGGGTTTTAATTGAAGTTATGGGCTATTtaaaaattataattataatcttATTATGATACCGTCTCATTAGGTCAACAGGTATCTTATTACTAATATCCTAATGTGTTGTACGGAATGATATGGTTACTTTACCCGAGTTCAAGTCTtgtaaaattgttttttttttttttttttttttttaaagtttgttCTAGTCAATTGTTTATTTTCGATTATAATatttactagttttaaacccgtgcaaaattgcacgggtatgtatttgggtcagaattaatgttttttttatgtatatttctttttgcatttctattgtatctatcattgtcacctaccaattTCGGTGTCTTGTGGTGATAGTTCGGAtccgagttttatattccaagtatATATGccgttattattgttttttgaaaaaaaaaaaaaaaaaaaaattgtaccctGTACTTTTAAAAAATTACGTTATGATTTCgtggtacaataatattaacaaaaatacatgtaattcatttttgtaattcatttccgttgtatgttcgatcccgtatataactgtaattcctttctgaaattatgtaattttattgtgtaattttgttttaaaaattatgtaatttaatcacatttactcgcatttgtaattaattctgcgtaaatgttatgcattttctttacacggaacgtataaaattttatcataatattaattcgaaGAAGTATTCTATAAGAtgattttatataatttgttgcattttaatttatcgCGTGTTTGAAAAGACGGATATCTTAATAATTAAATACGCCAGACACCTTCGGCCCCACTATAACCtagattttccaaaaaaaaaaattgcatttaTGACGCGTGGCCAGTATTTGTCTGATGAGTATTTCTtgaatttatatagataagatttcGGAAGAATTCTAGAGCAAACCGATAATAACAGCTTAAAATACTTATAGCGACaccggaataaaattttctgtCTGTCACCGCATAGGAGTAAGGAAACGATAAATTGTGTGTGTCTGGCATTTCTCCGAGGGTTGCTGTTTTTGTACTATATCTGCTCAAAAGTAATTGCAAATTTTTGTAGAAAAATAATGTGTTTGTGTTAATATAGAATCCTCCGGCATGACAGATTGACAGTGGTCCAATTTGGGCAAAGCCAGTCCCTATCAACAACATTGCTTATCGTTTTCTTCTACCGGACCGTCTTTCTTTATACGATTATTTTCGCCTGAAATCTTCAGATGGAATATATGTAATTCATTTACAGTTAAATGTCACCCAGTTTAAAgtattttatcataaaaatgcgATGTAGTTGAAAACTTGAAATGACCACATTTTACCATATAAGGTCATATAAGGCCTTCTGAAGGCTAatccgtctgaaataagaattaatGTTCTTCTCTGATTTGTCTAAATATATTTGTCGTCTTATCCTTTCGGAATCCTCTATACCTCTCAACTTTAGAAGGTGAAATTGATCATTCAAGAAGACCCATAAGATTTCTTTTCATATATCACTTTTTTAAAATGCTCATCGTTTATCATAAGATGGTCACTCTTCATCGATCACACGCCACACGATACAATGATCGTATACAATTCACATTTTTATTGCTGGGAATACCACCACTGATGAAGATAATCAAATTATCTTTCAAGTGCCTTTTCTAGAGGGTACAATCATCAATAGTAAAGATTAGAagcaaaaaaaaagtaataaaaaaaaaagaaaaaaaaaaagaagaaggtgCGTGTAGAAACGCAaattctcccttgtgacgggtactATTCCGTCACAAACACTCTTCACATTTGCGACGGGCCAAATGTGACCAGTTTTTGAGAAAATGTGAGGTATGAACTACTCGTTCTGTCTTagtcaatttttatcattttttttttttttttttttttgtatacgtTTGTCAAAACTCATTTCATTTCGTTAATATCTTTACTTCCATGAAGTATTCTCTCCGTCCCAGTTATTTAATTGGTTTATCCACTTTATATAAGGAAGAGAAGGAGGGAGAGTGAGTGAGTGAGTGAAGAAGAAAGTAGTAAGGGAAGACATGGTATTCCTCAAAGTAGTATTATGGTTTGCTGTGGTATCATTGTTATCAAACAACGTTTACGGTGCCGATACCGTTACGTTTGAACGACGCGACTTTCCTTCTCATTTCATTTTTGGTGCTTCTACCTCTGCTTATCAGGTACTCTCATCTCCTTCTTGTccttgactttttttttttatcgcgTAAATcatttgaaatcgttttaagctTATGACCTTTTCTTACATGTTACTTGGTTTATTGACTATATTGTAAGCTTAAAACGTTATCTATAGAGAATATTCCAGTCTTCCTAATTAAGTTAGTTAGGAAGACTGGAATATTCTCTATATTATCGTTATATATAGACGTTATCTTTATAGGGGTCCTGTGACGCATTAGAAAATTGGTCCGATATGGGTCTAACATATGTGGTGTTATTTTTGGGTAACTTCATGAAAGGACTCGTACTATTATAGTTGGTGGAGACGCTCTAAATATGGCAACTTGATAATTTGTTCTAGTTTCTGAAGTCGTTTTACGTGTGATGAAGGTGGAGGGAGCGGCTTTCGAGGATGGAAGGACACCGAGTATTTTTGATACTTTTGCTCACTCGAGTTAGTCACATTTCCTTTATGCATCAATACTCATCCTGCGCGCTTTCTCTAATTTTCTGAAAGATTGAGAAATCTGTACACGGTATCGCTGGCAATTAGATGAGTGGGACCAAGATTGAGAGCATACTGAATGATTGATGAGTCGCACCAAGATTGAGAAATCTGTACACGGTATCGCTGAATGATTGAGAAATCTGTACATGGTCTGAATAACCTGAATTTTTATGGCTTGgctaacacaaattctcattatagacgggcactatccgtctatacgtatagacggataccatttcccctcacaaaatacccatttgccataaagtgaaaagcacatgggggtgccccaccttgtcccccctacccattttattagaggtctttacccgtctgttcgccccacccgtctataacAAGACCTATTGCTTAGCTAATTAGTTTGTTTGAATACCGGAATCAGATGTAGATATGAGCGTTCCATGTTTTTTAGCAGACGAGAAACATGTTGGTTGTAACCTACTAGTGCTTTCTTGTACTGATTGCTCATGTTTTCTGGTGAAAGAGTAACGAAAAACCAAAGAACGCGTTAACGAATAGAAGAAACCAGTAAGGTGATAGTTGAGGaccaactattatatttattcttaTTAATTTTCTCCTTTTGATACTCTTTGTTGGTTTTCAGATCCTAAGCCGGGAAATGGAGATGTAACATCTGACCAGTATCACAAATACAAGGTGACTACTCTGTATTTTTTATATGTTATACTCAGgttaggtaaacaaatgaccgggacagagggagtatatttaTATGTTATACTTAGGTTCATTACTCATAACCATTTAACCCTATAATTGTTTTAGCAATAGTATGTAATGTTTTACTTTGGTTTCACATGTGAGTCGATCTTATACAAAGCTCATAGTAAAAAGTTATACTCATACATTGTTTATCATATGATAGGAAGATGTAGAACTGATGGCCGAAACAGGATTGGATGCTTATCGGTTCTCCATATCCTGGTCAAGACTGATACCGAGTATGAACAATCATATACACTCGTCTTTAGAATACTTATACGGAGTATAAATTACGCTACAGTATCTTTTAGTCTAAGTATTTTCTATTTATCTTCAGATGGCAGAGGACCTGTTAATCCAAAGGGTTTGGAATATTACAATAACCTCATCAATGCACTCATAACCAAAGGTAATAAAAAGTTCACTGTATCATTCTTACATATACtgctcgagatttcgttttagaaTGATATTTTCTTTCTTGGTCAATTTTAATGTACAGGAATCCAGCCacatgttacattgattcattcaGATACACCTCAGGTACTTGAAGATGAATACGGGGGATTTGTTAGTCCAAGGATTATGTATGTTCCTCCCGTTGTCTTGTTTACTCGATGATTTAAAGGATTTTGTTATAATAATACTGCGGCTAGTAACATATTTCATGCCGTGAGTGAAGAGTTGCTGACAGACATTGATCTATGAATGCAGAGAAGATTTTGTGGCATACGCTGATGTTTGCTTTAGAGAATTTGGTGATCGGGTTTTACATTGGACAACGATCAATGAGGCGAATATATTCATTTTTGGTGGTTATGATGTCGGAAATTCACCCCCTTCTAGATGCTCTTTCCCTTTTGGAATTAATTGTACGAAAGGAAACTCAATGTTAGAGCCGTACCTTGCAGCTCACCATTTGTTGCTTGCTCATGCATCAGCTGCAAGGCTGTACAAAGATAACTATAAGGTACTCCGTTTGTAAGATTATGAACTCCGTCAACTATTTATTCCCTATAACACAAATTCTAATATGCGAACTTTTGTAATATTACTATTCAGGGAAGACAACATGGATTTCTAGGATTCAGTTTGTACGCGTTTGGTTTTATTCCTTTCTCGAATACCACAGAGGATGTTACTGCTGCGCAACGCTCCTATGATTTCTTTATAGGCTGGTGAGTTTCAAAATTAGTTGACAACCAAGTAGTGTttgtccagtggtagccgggttaaaccttgaaacttgcagaaatgcaggagttgagaggtcccgggttcgactaccagttgGGGCGACCTGGTTTTTCCGTACTACAAGGTAAATGCATTTCATTTGGTTTCAGGTTCATGGAACCCCTGATGTATGGAGACTACCCTGCAATAATGAAGAAAAATGCTGGCTCCAAACTTCCCGGGTTCACTCAAAAGGAAACCGAGTTGCTGAAAGAATCATTCGATTTTATTGGACTAAACTACTACGCCGTCATTAGGGTTAAAGACAATTCTGAAAAGCTCAACAAGGAAGCCAGAGATTATCTGGCTGACCAGGCAACATCATGGTCATGTATGTCTCTCAGATTTTTCACAACTCATATTTTCTGAGACGATGATGAAAACAACATCATCAAATTACTTCAATGCCTCAGTGACTCCCACTCGTGGAAGGGTGAGGCCGTGAGGAGATCTGTTGTACGCAACCTTACTCCCATGTAATTTAACACACAGAGACTGTTTCGGAGATAAtgacaacaacattaccctaatGCATCAATGACTCCCGCCTGAGACAGGATAAGGGAGTCTGATGTAAGTAGTCTTACCCCTGTGGGTTCTCGACATTATGATAAGAGACGGACATGTGCATTTATTACGCATTTTTGTGTAAAACTGCTTACATTTGAACTTGTCACAGATTTAGAAGGCAGTGATCCATTTAGTGGGGTGAGGACTTTTGTTTCAGTTTCTCAATTATCAACTGGTTTTTAATTCTTAATTAAATTCTTTTATCTAACTTACTTTTCTTCGACTTGGTTCGTCTAGAATCCATTTATCAATACACCATGGGGACTCCAAGGAGTACTGGAGCATTTCAAGCAAGCATATGGCAATCCTCGTATCTATATCCATGAAAATGGTTCGTCGATCTCTTGGTGTCTCTTTACTCTAATACAATATGAATTTATTCACTGCAACCTACTGAATAATTGCTTTTCATCTTGGGTTagtcggaaacagcctctttctGTTGCTAGCACAAGGGTAAGGTTGCGTGTAAGCCATTGAGGCAATGGTGGTAATGTTGTTATTGTATCATTTTTTCTCGAGCCGTACGAGGAGAAAACTTCCTATACGTTTCCAAGGGGGGTTAAATCTATCCCAATGAGCCGTCTATCGAATCGTTGCAATTGATGTTCGGTCCCGAAGAGAGGGAAGAGATCTGCAGAAAGTAGGTTTTTATGATCCGATAAAAAATCAAACTTATTGGTTGGGCCATGGGGGTGAAGGTGGTGGTTTGGGATGATTCGGTTTGCTGGATTGTGAGTTCGTGGCGGATTAACTTCTCGTGAAATTCCGAGAAGGTAATCGGGGTGTCTCGGGCATTGACCGCATCAATGACGGATTGATACGATGAGGGCAAGCCGTCAATGATGTGGTCGGTAACGTCTTCTTGGGAGAGAATAGTACCAAGAAGAGCGAGGTCATCAACAGTAGCTTTGATTTTGTTTAGGTATTCAGTGATGGAGGAGGTGCCTTTGGTGGTGTGTTTGAGTTTGTGACGGAGTTGTTTGATGTGACCACGAGACGGACGAGCGTAGGATGACGCAAGGGCATCCCACGCATCCTTGGTGGTGGCCAATCGGTTGAGAATTGGGTGATGGAAGGGGTGAGTGTGCTTGCCACGAGACCGAATAGAGTCGATCTTCAGGAACCAAGTATTGTACGCAGGATTTGGAACGGGTTGTTTATCTTTTTCCTCCAGAAATTTTGGTGGAGGAGGGCGCCATCAATGAAGGAGGACGAGATCATAACCTTGTAGTAGCGCCTCAAACCGAATGCGCCCTTTGTTGATAGTTGGATCCATCAAATTTTGTGACGGCATGAACATTGACGAGGATGAGCGGTTTGGTAGGCTCAGAATTGTTAGGAATGGTGTGTGTCGACATTGCGAAGGGAGGCAAAGGGACACGAGTTGtgttggaatttttttttttttttttgttgtatttTAGGGTTGGGTATGGAGATCGAACCTTTCTCCTGATACCATGTAAGTTATATTATTAATGTGATGAGTTACAAGATGAAAGGTACATATGTATATATAGCTAAGCAGGATGTTAGTTACCTATATCTAAGGGATTAGATTCCTAGTATGAGTCTAATAATAAGGAGAAGATAAAACAAACTTTGACTATAGCTATACAAGATATACGTAGGATGTAAATCAGTTGCTAATAATTGTACCTACTGAATAATTGCTGTTGTGAATGGAACAATTTGTCAGGCCAACTCAGTGATCACAGTACTGACTACGATACATTACTAAACGACCAATCGCGTGTAGAATATTTGCAAGGTCACATTGGAGCTGTGCTTGATGCAGTAAGGTAAAGTTCCTAGACCTACACTTCAATTTATATATACCATGTTAGGTGTATTAGTATTATCGTTAACCTTTCATTCGCATTCGCATTCGATCGAAACCATGTTCTAAAATTATTTGCAGAAACGGGTCAAATACGCAAGGATACTTCGTTTGGTCGTTCTTAGACATGTACGAGTTGATGTTCAGGACCAAATTTACCTTTGGCCTATACTATATTGATTTCAATGACCCGAAATTGACCAGACATCCCAGGCTCTCCCAAAGATGGTACTCCAGGTTTTTGAAGGCCGGAAAAGTGAGCATTGCTCGACAAAATACCTCCGCCACCTCGAGAAGAAACCCTCGTGTCCTAGGCCTTAACTCTTCCTAAGGATTCGAGTCTCATATTTTTTGAAATATATCAAATTCATTACATAGTTTCTGAAAATAATGCCTACTGTTTTGGCTACTTATGATCTTTACAGCTGTTTAGTGCTTTGATAATATCTGTATTTTATTGAATTTTGTATTATGCAAATTTAAGACAAAGATACCCAAAGTTTCTGACTTGTGAGGACAGTTAGGCAGTAAGAACCATCAAAACATTTGGCCTTATTTTGTAATCCCGCTATTCTTGCTTGTAACGAAAAAATAGTCCTTATAATCATAACCGCTATTCTTGCTTGTAATGAAAAAGCACTTGTGACATCTTACAACAACCTTTATTTTTTATCATTATTTAAACCAGTTGTGAgacgtcgcaagcttgcgacgctTCACAAATGAGAATCTGTGTAATCTTAAATGGCTTGATGTTGAATCGGTAAATGAaatgtttgttttctttaatctGTTGCACCTCATGATGTCAAGTGTATCCTCTCTATTTCCTCCCCTTTTCATTTTCTCTCAACGGTTTAGGTGTTATTTCAAAACGATCTACTATTCATATTTTTTTAGTGATGGATGATAATGTGTAGGTGAAACAATATGGAGTGTATAAAATTGATGCTATGATCCTAAGTATTCCGTACCCCGCATGAAGCCTATATAGATATACATTGTTTCTACTTTCTAGTTTAAGATTTGTTTAGGTTGGCGGTGGAAACACTCTTATAATTTGCAGTCGCAGTATTATTATTCCCTTAAATGCACGCACCATGACAAAgtaaatgtattttttttttgttaaccaGTTAAATATGACATGTAAAGGTTGAATTTTATCTTTAACTCGTTTACAAAACACTACGCACATCCCATTTAAAAGTGGAACTTCATCAATAGTTTTGTTAGAATATTCgcttgaaaaaaaaatgaattccGCCTTTCTTATTAACTAAGAGGTTAAATACTACTTCCTCCGTTCttatatgatgtacccatttattgaatatatgagtgtaatattttaataaaatgggtatgtagacaccgaaattttatattttggtatctatttattttataatatattttgtattttagagataattatcagaaaatattgtgataatatcttagaatattctagaatatgTTGTCTTGCCCTCCAAGCTACTAGACTATAAATACAGCTCTTGTGTTTAGGGTTTAAGAGGAGAGCATAGATGGATTAAGTCTCAAACGACCCCGTCTtcctactaccaaattgtaggtagGATGGAATAAGTCACAAAAAGACCCCATCTTTTCTCCCTACGAGATTAAGTCGATAAGACCCTCGTAGCCctatcaaaaccctaaatccttagagatggaatcaagagagttacggaaattgtaacccttaatctttcaataataaaaTTCTTGTTCTCCGTATTATTTTTGttcctctttatttattattgcaggttcaatttttatggtttacaaATTGGCACGCTCGGTGGGACGATTTTCGCTCTTCATCTCCATTCTCAAGGGTCAAATTCAGTAGCAGATTCGAGACAAAGTTGCAACCGACAtcaaagtctctacaaccagtcTCGAGGGGGCATTTGTAGACAccgaaattttatattttggtatCTATTTATTTTATAATATCTTTTGTattttagagataattatcagaaaatattgtgataatatcttagaatattctagaatatgCTGTCTTGCCCTCCAAGCTACTAGACTATAAATGCAGCTCTTGTGTTTAGGGTTTAAGAGGAGAGCATAGATGGATTAAGTCTCAAACGACCCCGTCTtcctactaccaaattgtaggtagGATGGAATAAGTCACAAAAAGACCCCATCTTTTCTCCCTACGAGATTAAGTCGATAAGACCCTCGTAGCCatatc
It includes:
- the LOC141591799 gene encoding cyanidin 3-O-glucoside 5-O-glucosyltransferase (acyl-glucose)-like — translated: MVFLKVVLWFAVVSLLSNNVYGADTVTFERRDFPSHFIFGASTSAYQVEGAAFEDGRTPSIFDTFAHSNPKPGNGDVTSDQYHKYKEDVELMAETGLDAYRFSISWSRLIPNGRGPVNPKGLEYYNNLINALITKGIQPHVTLIHSDTPQVLEDEYGGFVSPRIIEDFVAYADVCFREFGDRVLHWTTINEANIFIFGGYDVGNSPPSRCSFPFGINCTKGNSMLEPYLAAHHLLLAHASAARLYKDNYKGRQHGFLGFSLYAFGFIPFSNTTEDVTAAQRSYDFFIGWFMEPLMYGDYPAIMKKNAGSKLPGFTQKETELLKESFDFIGLNYYAVIRVKDNSEKLNKEARDYLADQATSWSYLEGSDPFSGNPFINTPWGLQGVLEHFKQAYGNPRIYIHENGQLSDHSTDYDTLLNDQSRVEYLQGHIGAVLDAVRNGSNTQGYFVWSFLDMYELMFRTKFTFGLYYIDFNDPKLTRHPRLSQRWYSRFLKAGKVSIARQNTSATSRRNPRVLGLNSS